A DNA window from Setaria viridis chromosome 2, Setaria_viridis_v4.0, whole genome shotgun sequence contains the following coding sequences:
- the LOC117845080 gene encoding kinesin-like protein KIN-7I isoform X4 gives MDFMSFGESHRHIGETNMNLYSSRSHTIFRMVIESREKGDDNEVEDSCDAVRVSVLNLVDLAGSERAAKTGAEGVRLKEGSHINKSLMTLGTVIKKLSEGIDGQGGHVPYRDSKLTRILQPALGGNSNTAIICNITLAQVHADETKSSLQFASRALRVTNCACVNEILTDAALLKRQKKEIEELRAKLRNSQSDHWGEEILNLRNTLLQSELEKERIALELEEEKKAKEQRDRRLIEQAKKIENLSSLVLNSERDDRSTAFSKDKRRVTWCPGPNTRQIGIEVLGPAAEGRASSTVRNERNMGIPPRFEELMQGSYASNDEPSSGACSSSDISKDSEDVSLPDSHALLHVTRRKPNTMKKSDQEQFGGTTGELVIPQDPCDGNDALQSQESTASCVVSSLSARESEAIFVIKQLQDQIKLLEAEKSSIQTNLDDVLELATQQKTSFSEKYEELQQNALAAQEQAKVANEKLSTLSANVKSNQEVAYGFLSNVLMETRGITLETDQLGNSVDSALSFIDELCQNLLTMGQGILEVKHSAHEDITQIGSMIMDYEKLLACLMEKVCKLESEKKLLEEQSQDQQNEIDKLKSSLESCEKAIDDCTLQHELEKDSILSDLLNLQKEVSTLSSSSLMKEKESIRKELDRTKAKLRETENKLKNSIQEKIKLQSEKAEAHKEVKKLQSQRTLLERDLRKRDSVTVDKRHELNSMPQELAEVFDQAVQMQEEYQKLEVHAFNMETEISSLQEALTTSIAEKDEALSKVELMTSELEDLANKLNSSESERNSLSDEIALLTKKSIASESILKRLEASFNSVSREKEDMGMQLTDALLDMESEKSIWTAKERAYLETNQRLNICLDENRKLSEDLIKVRQELVCCREQCRTLEEKLALSLEGDMNEKGIKCCEACKGSDQAVEKGRTIDGAIGENELQKQLLMITEERNSLLSETQQMRLIVNEAEVLKENCNIKLIHAKATVDELSSRISVMEVNMKNDAVAHNKEKTKLRMQIRWLEPQLEAHRGQLKEAVDEMRIMDAKYQEASTMLKKELSQSCREVLRLREMLKESQGTRN, from the exons ATGGATTTTATGTCTTTTGGAGAAT CTCACCGGCATATTGGAGAGACAAACATGAATCTTTACAGCAGCCGTTCTCACACTATATTTCGCATG GTAATTGAGAGCAGAGAAAAAGGTGACGACAATGAAGTTGAAGATTCTTGTGATGCTGTACGAGTATCCGTATTG AACCTTGTCGACTTAGCTGGCTCAGAACGAGCTGCAAAGACTGGTGCAGAGGGTGTGAGGCTTAAGGAGGGTTCTCATATTAACAAAAGTCTCATGACTCTTGGTACGGTTATAAAGAAACTTAGTGAAGGCATAGATGGTCAAGG CGGACATGTCCCGTACCGTGACAGTAAACTGACAAGGATATTGCAGCCTGCTCTGGGTGGAAATTCTAACACAGCTATCATCTGTAATATAACACTTGCACAG GTCCATGCTGATGAGACAAAAAGCAGCTTGCAATTTGCAAGTAGAGCATTGCGTGTAACAAATTGTGCATGCGTTAATGAG ATTTTGACAGATGCCGCGTTATTAAAACGCCAGAAGAAAGAAATAGAGGAGCTCCGTGCAAAACTTAGG AACTCTCAAAGTGATCATTGGGGCGAAGAAATTCTGAATTTGCGGAACACGCTACTGCAG AGTGAACTGGAAAAGGAAAGAATTGCTTTAGAGttggaggaagaaaagaaagctaAAGAGCAGCGTGACAGACGCTTGATTGAACAGGCAAAGAAAATTGAGAATCTTAGTTCATTGGTATTAAATTCAGAGAGAGATGACAGGAGTACTGCTTTTAGTAAG GACAAAAGAAGGGTAACATGGTGTCCTGGACCAAACACAAGGCAAATTGGTATTGAG GTTTTAGGACCAGCTGCAGAAGGTCGTGCAAGCAGCACAGTTAGAAATGAACGCAATATGGGAATACCGCCGCGTTTTGAAGAGTTAATGCAAGGAAGCTATGCAAGTAATGATGAGCCTAGTTCTGGCGCTTGCTCATCTAGTGATATATCCAAAGACAGTGAAGATGTTTCTCTTCCTGACTCACATGCTTTGCTGCATGTTACCCGAAGAAAGCCAAATACAATG AAGAAATCAGATCAGGAGCAATTCGGGGGGACAACTGGTGAACTAGTAATACCCCAGGACCCTTGTGATGGGAATGATGCTCTGCAAAGTCAGGAAAGCACTGCGTCTTGTGTAGTTAGTAGCTTATCTGCTCGAGAGTCCGAAGCCATTTTTGTCATTAAACAACTTCAAGATCAG ATCAAGTTGTTGGAGGCAGAGAAGAGTTCTATTCAAACTAATTTGGATGATGTTCTTGAGTTGGCAACTCAACAGAAGACCTCGTTCAGTGAGAAGTATGAAGAG CTTCAGCAGAATGCTCTAGCCGCACAAGAACAAGCAAAGGTTGCTAACGAGAAGCTCTCCACACTGTCTGCTAATGTAAAATCCAACCAG GAAGTAGCATACGGATTCCTCAGTAATGTATTGATGGAGACTCGAGGAATAACTTTGGAGACAGATCAGTTGGGAAACTCAGTTGATAGTGCTCTTTCTTTTATTGATGAACTTTGTCAGAATCTCTTGACTATGGGACAAGGCATTCTT GAAGTAAAGCACTCAGCTCATGAAGATATTACACAGATCGGTTCTATGATTATGGATTATGAGAAACTGTTGGCCTGTTTGATGGAAAAAGTCTGCAAACTTGAATCAGAGAAG AAACTATTAGAGGAACAATCCCAAGATCAACAAAATGAAATTGATAAACTGAAGTCCAGTCTGGAAAGCTGTGAGAAGGCCATAGAT GACTGTACTCTTCAACATGAACTGGAGAAGGACAGCATTCTCTCAGATCTCCTAAACCTCCAAAAGGAAGTATCGACCttgtcatcatcttctttgATGAAAGAAAAGGAATCTATCCGAAAGGAACTTGATAGGACTAAAGCAAAGTTAAGAGAGACTGAGAACAAACTTAAGAATTCCATTCAGGAGAAAATAAAACTTCAG AGTGAAAAAGCAGAGGCCCACAAAGAAGTTAAGAAATTGCAAAGCCAGAGAACTTTGCTTGAACGTGATTTACGGAAACGTGACTCAGTCACTGTTGACAAAAGGCATGAGCTGAATTCCATGCCACAGGAACTCGCTGAAGTTTTTGATCAAGCTGTCCAGATGCAG GAGGAGTATCAAAAGCTTGAGGTGCATGCTTTTAATATGGAGACGGAAATTTCTTCTTTACAAGAAGCTTTAACTACTTCAATCGCTGAAAAGGATGAAGCATTGTCTAAAGTGGAGCTTATGACATCAGAACTAGAAGATCTTGCGAATAAATTGAATTCATCTGAATCAGAGAGGAACTCATTAAGCGATGAGATTGCACTTCTG ACCAAAAAATCAATTGCGTCCGAATCTATTCTTAAAAGATTGGAGGCTTCTTTCAATTCTGTATCAAGGGAAAAGGAAGATATGGGAATG CAACTTACTGATGCCCTTCTGGACATGGAGTCTGAAAAATCAATTTGGACAGCAAAGGAGAGGGCATATCTAGAAACTAATCAGAGATTGAATATTTGCCTGGATGAGAACCGCAAACTTTCAGAAGATTTGATTAAG GTGAGGCAAGAGCTGGTGTGTTGTAGAGAACAGTGCAGAACTCTGGAGGAAAAACTGGCTCTTTCCCTGGAGGGTGACATGAATGAGAAAGGAATAAAATGCTG CGAGGCTTGTAAAGGATCCGACCAAGCTGTGGAGAAAGGAAGAACCATTGATGGTGCTATAGGTGAAAAT GAACTTCAGAAACAACTTTTGATGATTACCGAAGAGCGTAATAGTTTACTTTCTGAGACACAGCAGATGAGGTTAATCGTCAATGAAGCAGAGGTTTTGAAAGAGAATTGTAACATAAAG TTAATACATGCCAAAGCTACAGTAGATGAGTTGAGCTCTAGGATATCTGTCATGGAAGTCAATATGAAAAAT GATGCTGTGGCTCATAACAAAGAGAAGACAAAGCTTCGCATGCAGATTCGGTGGCTGGAACCACAACTTGAAGCCCATCGCGGACAGCTCAAAGAAGCGGTGGATGAGATGAGGATCATGGACGCCAAATACCAAGAGGCATCCACCATGCTGAAGAAGGAGCTTTCTCAGAGCTGCCGCGAAGTTCTGAGGTTGAGAGAAATGCTTAAAGAATCACAGGGCACTCGAAACTGA